One Echeneis naucrates chromosome 1, fEcheNa1.1, whole genome shotgun sequence DNA segment encodes these proteins:
- the ntan1 gene encoding protein N-terminal asparagine amidohydrolase, translating into MPLFVQNRGLDRISATTELFDRYPHLQDNARTFHSKPLVNVDPKCLLYVQQREFAATTPADSSVSVIGSDDATTCHLVVLRHTGSGAVCLAHCDGSNTWSEVPLFVNAVTSLSVNKEGRLELHLVGGFNDESKTSHELSLNILAAFQIQKEDIHLETCCITEMNDIVVDGTHRPIIYGIGVNVKTGDVFPSSFTHKGPAEELRSARTFTGEQMVDIYDLSREVVKIGPCKWSSNLDIAFWLTQSDDIILKFLSTSPMAEPPHFVQHMKSTIRFLLEHPNSDSLFPGGQPQLYHRTEQGDWERVVQS; encoded by the exons ATGCCTTTGTTCGTTCAAAATAGAGGTCTAGACCGCATAAGTGCGACAACGGAACTGTTCGACAGATATCCACATTTGCAG GATAATGCCAGAACATTTCACTCAAAGCCGCTTGTCAATGTCGACCCGAAGTGCCTCTTGTATGTCCAACAGAGAGAATTTGCTGCAACAACACCAGCAGACA GTTCTGTGTCAGTGATTGGATCTGATGATGCCACCACCTGTCATTTGGTTGTGCTGCGACACACTG GAAGTGGGGCTGTTTGCCTTGCTCACTGTGATGGGTCCAACACCTGGTCTGAAGTGCCACTCTTTGTGAATGCTGTTACATCACTGAGTGTCAATAAGGAGGGCAG ATTAGAGCTCCATCTTGTTGGGGGATTTAATGACGAGTCAAAGACATCTCATGAACTCAGCCTTAACATACTGG CAGCATTCCAGATACAGAAAGAGGATATTCATCTGGAAACATGTTGCATAACAG AAATGAATGACATTGTTGTTGATGGAACTCATAGACCAATCATCTATGGAATAG GAGTAAATGTTAAAACGGGGGATGTGTTCCCTTCTTCATTCACTCATAAAGGACCTGCAGAAGAGCTGCGGTCGGCGCGGACCTTCACTGGAGAACAG ATGGTTGATATATATGATTTAAGTCGGGAAGTTGTAAAAATTGGCCCTTGCAAGTGGTCTTCAAATCTGGATATTGCTTTCTGGTTAACACAGAgtgatgacattattttaaag TTCCTGTCCACTTCTCCAATGGCTGAGCCGCCGCACTTTGTCCAGCATATGAAGTCCACCATACGGTTCCTTTTAGAGCATCCAAACTCTGACAGCCTGTTCCCTGGGGGTCAACCACAGCTCTACCATAGGACTGAGCAGGGGGACTGGGAGAGGGTTGTTCAATCTTAG